The Proteus sp. ZN5 genome includes the window ATGAAATTGTACTACACGCCAGGTAGTTGCTCGCTTTCCCCTCATATCGTTTTACGTGAAACAGGTTTAGACTTTTCAATAGAGCGCATCGATTTACGTGCTAAAAAAACAGAGTCGGGGAAAGATTTTCTAACCATCAATCCAAAAGGCCAAGTTCCTGTTCTTCAATTAGATAATGGTGATATTTTGACTGAAGGTGTTGCAATTGTTCAATACCTTGCAGACTTAAAACCTGATAGAAATTTAATTGCGCCACCAAAATCACTAGAACGTTACCATCAAATTGAGTGGTTAAACTTTCTCGCAAGTGAAGTGCATAAAGGATATGGCCCACTATTTTCACCAGATACTCCTGAAAGCTATGTACCTGTCGTTAAAACGAAATTAAAAAGTAAATTCGCTTATATTAATGATGTATTGAGCAAACAAAAATGTGCATGTGGTGAGCATTTTACGGTTATTGATGCCTATTTATTTACATTAAGCCAATGGGCGCCGCATGTTGGTTTAGATTTAACTGATTTAGCACACCTACAAAACTACCTAAAACGTATTGCACAACGCCCTAACGTACATAGCGCACTGGTCACTGAAGGATTAATTAAAGAGTAATCTTTGATCCTTTTAAATTTAAATAGCTCAAGTAAAATCAATTTGCCTGAGCTATTTTCTTTTAAACACACAGAAAATAAATGTGGTTATCTAAAGTAATACACTTTCATATCTGTATCTAAAAAGTACTCAAGGAAATTACGTTACTGAATAATGGGATATTGCATGCTTCAAGTTTCAACTTACTTAAAAATAAAAGATAATTTTATTAATATCAATGAATATAATGGTTTATTAAAAGATAGTTTTTATATTGAAGGTGCCATAGAATTATCTATTTATAATACCAAAGTAATCGATATAGGCATGTGGGATTATGTTGACCAATTATGGAGCTATCTAATCGAAGGTTTAGTTAAAATAAATGAAAACAAAGAATTTAAAGCAAATTTTCCTGACCAACCTATTGAAATAAAATTTCAGCCTATCAATGACAATGTGCTGATTACTATCACCGCTAACGAACCCCAAAAAGCTTTCATTAAAAAAGAGCTGTTTATAAAGACAATGGCATTACATGCACAAGACTTCTTTAATAAGTTGGTAACCTTTAAAGGTATTGTGCTTAATGATTATGCTATTGATTTTCAAAATATAAAAAACTTACTAAAAAACGGAAACTATTAAGCCTCCGTTCTTATTCTAATCAAATGTGTTTTATTGCAATTAATCTATCTGTGTTGCGCAGAATCTATGTGTTGGATGCACCATTTGATCTTGTGCAGCAACGAGTTGTAGTTCGTACTCATTCATCTCTTTTGTTTTGAGCATCACTTCATAAACTGCCGCGGCAACGTGTTCTAATGCGGTTTGTAACTCAACACCTTTGAGTAAATCCACCAGCATTAAACCACTGGTTAAATCACCAACCCCCACAGGTTGACGCTCACCAAAATCGACTAATGGACGACTAACATGCCAGCTATGTTCTGCGGTTACTAACAGCATTTCAAAGCGATCATGGCGATATCCAGCACGTGATAAGTGCTTTACTAATACAACCTTAGGCCCTTGTTTACACAACTCACGAGCAGCGTTTACGCACTCATCAACATTGTGAAGTACTTTACCACCACTTAATGTTTCAAGCTCTAAAAGATTAGGGGCAATAATATCGCTAATTGGTAAAGCTTCTTCACACAGCACACCTGAAACAGCAGGAGGAACAATGCACCCTTTTTCAGGATGTCCCATTACAGGATCACAGAAATACCATGCGTTAGGATTCGCTTGTTTCACTTTTTTCACGATATCAACAATGCGCAAGCCTTGTTCAGCCGATCCTAAATAACCACTTAGCACTGCATCACATTGTGAGAGTTTACCGATTGCGGCAATGCCATCAACAATCTCAGTAATGTGCTCTGCTGACATCACACAGCCAGTCCATTTTTCTGGATATTGCGTGTGATTTGAAAATTGTACGGTATTTAGAGGCCAAACATTCACCCCCATACGGCGCATTGGAAACTCAGAGGCACTGTTACCTGCATGACCGAAAACAACATGTGACTGAATAGAGAGTATATTTTTCATGACATAAACCGATTATTGTGAATACACACAACACCCAAGCTTTATCATCATAGGCGAGGTATATACGTTTATTTATTGTTATTAAGAAAAAGGGCAACTCACCAGCTGCCCTTTACTGTCAATTATTTCCAGATAACGAGGCAGTAATGTTTTTTACCGCGACGTAAAATGGAGTAATGACCAAATAAGAAATCTTTTTCTTCAAAGACGTACTCAGGATTATCTTGTTTTTCGCCATTAATTGAAACTGCGTTAGAGCCAATCATTGTACGAGCCTGGCCACGAGAAGGAACTAACTCTGCGTTAACCAGTGCTTGTTGCAAATCACTGCCTTTTTCTAACTCAATTGTTGGCATACCGTCTTGTGCTAATTGTTCAAGGTCAGCTTGTGTTAAGTCTGCAATTGCACCAGAGAATAAGCTTTCTGTAATACGTTTAGCGGCGATTAAACCCTCTTCACCATGAACTAAACCAGTAACGAGTTCTGCTAATACACGCTGAGCACGAGGCGCTTGACCGCTATTTTTATCTTCTTCTTCAAGCGCATTAATTTCTTCAATGCTCATAAATGTGAAGAATTTCAAGAAGCGATAAACGTCAGCATCCGCTGTATTGATCCAGAACTGGTAGAATTTGTATGGGCTGGTTTTCTTAGGATCTAACCAAACCGCACCGCCTTCTGTCTTACCAAATTTAGTTCCATCAGATTTAGTAATTAGTGGTACGGTCATACCAAATACTTGTTTCTGATTGAAACGACGGGTTAAATCGATACCTGAAGTGATATTACCCCACTGATCAGAGCCACCGATTTGTAATTCAACACCTAAATGCGTATTTAATGACGCAAAGTCATAAGCTTGTAATAGGTTATAGGCGAATTCAGTAAAAGAGATACCCACATCGTCACGGTTTAAACGCTGTTTAACCGCTTCTTTGTTGATCATTTGGTTCACAGAGAAGTGTTTACCGATATCACGCAGGAATGTCAGCACATCCATTTGACCGAACCAGTCATAGTTGTTTGCTAATTCCGCACTGTTTTCACCACTGTTGAAATCTAAGAAAGGTGACACTTGTTTACGAATTTTTTCTACCCATTCGTGAACAGTATCTTGGGTATTCAGTTTGCGCTCGGTGGCTTTAAAACTAGGATCACCAATTAGACCTGTTGCACCACCCACCAACGCCACAGGCTTATGCCCGGCTAGTTGGAATCGTTTTAAACACAGCAAAGGAACCAAATGCCCCAAGTGCAGGCTATCAGCGGTAGGATCGAAGCCACAATAGAGAGCGATAGGACCTTGCTCCAAACGCTCTACTAAAGCTGCCTCATCCGTGACCTGAGCGATTAGCCCACGCTCCTGCAATTGTGTGATTAGGTTCTTGCTAGACATCAATGACTCCATCGGTTTATTGTTTTTTGTCTATTTAAAATATAAGTGAAACACAAGTGGTATAGCATAAAGCGCCACTACATTAAGTACCAGTAGAAAAAGACTTTTTGAGGTAAATTTATTAACACACTATTAAGGTGCTAATCGCTCAATGTCCCATCCTTGTGGTAATTTTTGGTAGATAAAGCGATCGTGCAGACGATTTTCTCGTCCTTGCCAAAATTCAACAGAATCAAATGTCACACGATATCCCCCCCAGAAACTCGGTAATGGCACTTCTCCATTTTGGAATTTCTGCTTTAATTCCATGAATTTACTTTCTAACACGCCTCTTGCGGAAATGCGAGAAGACTGTTGAGAAGCCCAAGCCGCAATTTGGCTATCTTTAGGGCGACTATGGAAATATTTAATTACTTCAATAGGAGAAAGTTTTTCTGCTTTCCCTAAAAAACAAACTTGTCTTTCTAAGGGATACCAAGGAAATAATAAACTGACTCGTTGATTGTGCTCTAAATGACTCGCCTTGCGACTACCCAAGTTTGTGTAAAAAACTAACCCATGTTCATCGAAGTGTTTTAATAACACGATACGTTGGTAAGGCTGCCCATTTTCATCAACTGTTGCGACACACATTGCAGTTGGATCACTCAAACGCGCTTCACAAGCTTGTTTTAACCATTTTTCAAACAAAACTAATGGCTGTTCAGTTAATTCATGACGTCGTAGTCCACCGTTCATATATTCACGGCGTAAATCTGCAACATCAATAAAATCAAGTTCTGTCATTTTTCACTCTCTCTTTTGAGAAATTGCATTCAGCATATCACGCTTAACGAGGATTTGTAGGGTAAATCGCCCCTAAAACGGTTTCTCTTGATGCCCCTGTTACAGAAGGTAAATTCCCTGATTCATTTGCAATAGTGCGGGCGGCTAACCAAGCAAATGCCAACGCTTCCATGTCATCACCACTTAAACCATATTTATCCGTTGTCGCAACTTCTGTACCTGGTAATAGTGAAGCTAAACGATGCATAATCTGCCCATTTCGCGCCCCACCACCACAAACGAGTAAACGTTCACATCCACCATTTAGTTGGATTTGTTGCACAATACTTATCGCGGTTAACTCAACTAGAGTTGCTTGTACATCTTCAGGAAAAACATTAGGAACTCTTGCTAAATGGTAATTTAACCATTGTGTATTGAAATATTCTCGCCCTGTACTTTTAGGTGCTGAACGCGAAAAGTAAGGATCCGAAAGCATATCTTTCAATAAAATTGGGTTTACAGTGCCAGTAGCAGCCCATTTACCATTATCATCATAAGGTGTTTGGTTATGGATCCAATTCCAGCTATCTAATAACATATTTCCAGGACCTGTATCGTAGCCTTTAACTGCAATACCAGGTAATAACAATGAAATATTGGCGATACCACCGATATTTAAAATAATACGTTTTTCAACAGAATGCCCTAATACAGCAAGATGAAAAGCAGGCACTAAAGGTGCGCCTTGTCCGCCGTAAGCAATATCTCTGCGACGAAAATCACCAACCGTTGTAATTCCTGTTAATGCAGCAACGCGGTTGTTGTCACCAATTTGCATAGTAAATGGCATATCACTTTCTGGCTCATGCCAAATGGTTTGTCCATGGCACCCTATCGCCGTAATATCACTCGCACTAAGTTTTACTTTTGCGAGTAACTCTATAATTGCTTGCGCATAAAGTTCGCCCAATTGGGCATCTAATAGGCCGATTTCATGCAAGGTAGTAGGTTGCCCTTGGCAAACAGCTAAAATTCGCTGGCGTAGATTTTGTGGGTAAGGCAGAAAGTGATTTTCTTGTTGTGCAACAAACTTATTATTAATTGCAGCTAATACAACATCAACACCATCTAAGCTTGTGCCAGACATCACGCCAATGTACCGCCCTGCTATCATGTTCTTTTCCTTATAATCAAGATGATGCAAATTTTTAACATATAATGTTATATTCTCTTTTTTCAGAAATCTCTTCTGTTTTTACTATCGGCCTTTACTATATAGTAAGCTATATATTATTAAAATCAGTGTCGACATACGCAAAAAACGAGCTATAACTGATACTAGATAACATTGATACAATCTGAGCAACTCACCTCAGATTTTCTTTAGGAGTGACTATGTTTAAGCATTTACTTATTGGTCTTTTTACAATGACTGTACTTACTGGTTGTGTGAATACAAATTCACTATCCGGTGACACTTACACCGCAAGCCAAGCAAAACAAGCTCAAAATATTACTTATGGTACAGTGGTTTCTGTGCGTGCAGTGAATATTCAAGCAGGTAGCGATGAGAATATTTTAGGTGCGATTGGTGGTGCCGTTCTCGGTGGTATGTTAGGTAACACTGTGGGTGGTGGTACAGGCCGTAACCTTGCAACAGCCGCTGGCGCAATTGCAGGTGGTATGGCAGGACAACAAGCACAAGGTGCGTTAAATACTACTAAGGGTGTTCAAATTGAAGTTCGTTTAGATAGTGGTAAAACTGTCGCTATCGTTCAAAAAGCAGATAATACTGTTTATAGCCAAGGTCAACGTGTTGCAGTTATCGGTAACGGAAATAACTTAACGGTTTCTCCTCGCTAATAAGCTAATAATTAGCAACAAAAAACAGGCAACATTAAAGTTGCCTGTTTTATTTTATGACTCAATAATAAGTAACCTAAAGAGAGCACGAATATATAATCTAGTTATCATAATTCAAACTATATAATGATTTACGTTATATACCCGTCATATTTCAAGTTTCAGTGTTGTTGACATCGTTTACTCACACCAGTTACATATTTTATATGTCCTAGTGACTCATTCACTTGTTATCTAGCTGAGTACTGAACTATTTAGAATATAGTTATCATCATATAATTAATATCATTTAAATAGAATATAAATTAAATTTGAAATTATTAGTCATTTAGTCTATTTATATTTTTTTCTAATTTTTTGATTGTACTTATTAACCTTTCGATTTCTTCTAGTTGAATACCACCTAATATTTCTCGTCTCGTTTTTTCTATTACTGTGTAAACCTCATTAATAAAAGGCTCAGATTCTTTTGTTAATTTTATGCGTTTTGCTCTGCGATCATTTGCACATGTATGCCGACATATCAGTTTTTTTTCTTCCAGTTGATCTAAGGTTCTCACTAAAGATGGTTGTTCGATCCCTATTGCTTTTGCCAATTGGATTTGTGACTGCTCTGGAGGTAATTGGCTGATATTATACAAAGTAACCCAATGGGTTTGAGTTAATTTTAATGGTTTGAGACGATGATCAATTAAAGCACGCCATAATCGAACTAAACGCGCTAAATCAGCTCCTAATGTTGATTCCACTTATCTCTCCTTAATTAGCATTTTTAGTCAACTTATTACAAAGTTTAGATATTCATTTTTAATACAATATTTACCTATTCTTTTTAATTAAAACATTACCTTTAATAACTAATATAGTTATAATCCTATTTATTAGATAAGTAATTATTTTCCAGATACAATTAAACCAATTTCTTTCTAGCAACGAAAGTCCATAAAGAATAACCTTGTTATAAAAACTAATCTATATTTTTTTACATAATAATAATTATTATTTTAAACTCAATACTAAAAAACAAGAAAAACAGCAACATTTTCAATTAGTTGAAAACAAACAACCAGAGTAATATTTTAAAGTTATAACTTTATATTAATAAAGAAAAAATAATAAACCACATAACTACAATAAATAACAATAATGAATTAAAAAGATAGTTAATAACTATTTTAACATTAAAAAATAAATGGAATATTTAAAATAAATTGAGTTGATCATTCTCTTTTTCAATTGCAGAGCCCATTCTTTTTAATGATCTTAAATAACGTTGCTGACAAAGTCGTAATATATTTCTTTTCTCATGTTGATTCATTGTTGACCAATTAAACCGCTCTTGACGGCTGCGATAGCACCCCATGCAATATCCTTGTGCATTCATTTCGCAACGTCCAATACAAGGACTAGGAATATCAAAAAATTCTAATTGTTCTTGCATTTGATTTTCCCTCCCTATTGTTTGTTACAATAGAGTATAGTTAATAGAGATATTATCTGCACAACATGATTTATTGAACTGTTAAAGGCGTAGTAAAATTGAACTTTAGGGCTTTAACGCGTTATAGTACTCCGCCATCAGTTTATCTGTAGGGTTTAATCATTAGAAAAACACAAGAGGTTTATATGCGAGTACTTCATACCATGATCCGAGTGGGCGATTTGCAACGTTCTATCGACTTTTATACCAAGGTTTTAGGTATGCAACTTCTACGCACTAGCGAGAATGAGGAATATAAATACTCGTTAGCTTTTGTTGGTTATGGTGATGAAAGCACCGGTGC containing:
- the gstA gene encoding glutathione transferase GstA — translated: MKLYYTPGSCSLSPHIVLRETGLDFSIERIDLRAKKTESGKDFLTINPKGQVPVLQLDNGDILTEGVAIVQYLADLKPDRNLIAPPKSLERYHQIEWLNFLASEVHKGYGPLFSPDTPESYVPVVKTKLKSKFAYINDVLSKQKCACGEHFTVIDAYLFTLSQWAPHVGLDLTDLAHLQNYLKRIAQRPNVHSALVTEGLIKE
- the pdxY gene encoding pyridoxal kinase PdxY; this translates as MKNILSIQSHVVFGHAGNSASEFPMRRMGVNVWPLNTVQFSNHTQYPEKWTGCVMSAEHITEIVDGIAAIGKLSQCDAVLSGYLGSAEQGLRIVDIVKKVKQANPNAWYFCDPVMGHPEKGCIVPPAVSGVLCEEALPISDIIAPNLLELETLSGGKVLHNVDECVNAARELCKQGPKVVLVKHLSRAGYRHDRFEMLLVTAEHSWHVSRPLVDFGERQPVGVGDLTSGLMLVDLLKGVELQTALEHVAAAVYEVMLKTKEMNEYELQLVAAQDQMVHPTHRFCATQID
- the tyrS gene encoding tyrosine--tRNA ligase, whose amino-acid sequence is MSSKNLITQLQERGLIAQVTDEAALVERLEQGPIALYCGFDPTADSLHLGHLVPLLCLKRFQLAGHKPVALVGGATGLIGDPSFKATERKLNTQDTVHEWVEKIRKQVSPFLDFNSGENSAELANNYDWFGQMDVLTFLRDIGKHFSVNQMINKEAVKQRLNRDDVGISFTEFAYNLLQAYDFASLNTHLGVELQIGGSDQWGNITSGIDLTRRFNQKQVFGMTVPLITKSDGTKFGKTEGGAVWLDPKKTSPYKFYQFWINTADADVYRFLKFFTFMSIEEINALEEEDKNSGQAPRAQRVLAELVTGLVHGEEGLIAAKRITESLFSGAIADLTQADLEQLAQDGMPTIELEKGSDLQQALVNAELVPSRGQARTMIGSNAVSINGEKQDNPEYVFEEKDFLFGHYSILRRGKKHYCLVIWK
- the pdxH gene encoding pyridoxamine 5'-phosphate oxidase, whose amino-acid sequence is MTELDFIDVADLRREYMNGGLRRHELTEQPLVLFEKWLKQACEARLSDPTAMCVATVDENGQPYQRIVLLKHFDEHGLVFYTNLGSRKASHLEHNQRVSLLFPWYPLERQVCFLGKAEKLSPIEVIKYFHSRPKDSQIAAWASQQSSRISARGVLESKFMELKQKFQNGEVPLPSFWGGYRVTFDSVEFWQGRENRLHDRFIYQKLPQGWDIERLAP
- the anmK gene encoding anhydro-N-acetylmuramic acid kinase — translated: MIAGRYIGVMSGTSLDGVDVVLAAINNKFVAQQENHFLPYPQNLRQRILAVCQGQPTTLHEIGLLDAQLGELYAQAIIELLAKVKLSASDITAIGCHGQTIWHEPESDMPFTMQIGDNNRVAALTGITTVGDFRRRDIAYGGQGAPLVPAFHLAVLGHSVEKRIILNIGGIANISLLLPGIAVKGYDTGPGNMLLDSWNWIHNQTPYDDNGKWAATGTVNPILLKDMLSDPYFSRSAPKSTGREYFNTQWLNYHLARVPNVFPEDVQATLVELTAISIVQQIQLNGGCERLLVCGGGARNGQIMHRLASLLPGTEVATTDKYGLSGDDMEALAFAWLAARTIANESGNLPSVTGASRETVLGAIYPTNPR
- a CDS encoding glycine zipper 2TM domain-containing protein; amino-acid sequence: MFKHLLIGLFTMTVLTGCVNTNSLSGDTYTASQAKQAQNITYGTVVSVRAVNIQAGSDENILGAIGGAVLGGMLGNTVGGGTGRNLATAAGAIAGGMAGQQAQGALNTTKGVQIEVRLDSGKTVAIVQKADNTVYSQGQRVAVIGNGNNLTVSPR
- the slyA gene encoding transcriptional regulator SlyA is translated as MESTLGADLARLVRLWRALIDHRLKPLKLTQTHWVTLYNISQLPPEQSQIQLAKAIGIEQPSLVRTLDQLEEKKLICRHTCANDRRAKRIKLTKESEPFINEVYTVIEKTRREILGGIQLEEIERLISTIKKLEKNINRLND
- a CDS encoding DUF1289 domain-containing protein, producing MQEQLEFFDIPSPCIGRCEMNAQGYCMGCYRSRQERFNWSTMNQHEKRNILRLCQQRYLRSLKRMGSAIEKENDQLNLF